The genomic region TGTCCAACGCCGGGTGGTTGACGAGCGCGCTCCCCGTAGGGCCGGGACCGGTCAAGATGTTCACCACGCCGGGAGGCAGGTCGGCCTGCTCGATGATCTCCGCCAGGAGCAGCGCGGTGAGCGGCGTCGTCTCCGCCGGTTTGAGCACGACCGTGTTCCCGCACGCGATCGCCGGGGCGATCTTCCACGCCGCCATGAGCACAGGAAAGTTCCATGGGATGATCTGGCCGGCGACGCCCAACGGGCGCGGCACGGCGTTAGGAAAGGCCCAGTCCAGTTTGTCGGCCCAGCCCGCGTAGTAGAAAAAGTGCGCGGCGGCCAGGGGAATGTCGACGTCGCGAGACTCCTTGATCGGTTTGCCGCCGTCCATCGATTCGAGCACCGCGAGCTCGCGGCTGCGCTCGGTGATCGCGCGCGCGATGCGATAGATGTATTTCGCGCGAGCCGCCGGTGCGAGGCGGCGCCAGTAGCGATCGTATGCGTGGCGCGCGGCTTTCACGGCGCGATCCACATCTTCCGGATCGCCTAGCGCGATGTCGGCAAGCTTCTCCTCGGTCGCGGGGTTGATCGTCGCGAAGTACTTGCGCGAATGGGGCGCCAGCCATTTGCCGCCGATGAAGAGGCCGTAGCGGGAGCGCAACTTGATGTAGTCGTGCGCTTCGGGGGCTGGCGCATACTCCCAGCCCTTCGCCAGCTCGGCTTTAGTCGCGCGTGTAATAGTCTTCACTCTGGTAACTTCCGGAGCGCTGCTTGTGGAGTTGCATCAGCACGTCGTTGAGCAGCGAACTCGCACCGATGCGGAACAGGTTCGGGGTGAGCCAATCATCACCCAGGGTTTCCTTCACCACGACGAGGTATTGCAAGGCTTGTTTCGATGCGCGGATGCCGCCGGCAACCTTGACTCCGACCCTGCGCCCCGTTCGCGCTTCGAAATCGCGCACCGCCTCGAGCATCACCAAGGTGACCGGAAGCGTCGCCGACGGCATCACTTTGCCGGTCGAGGTCTTGATGAAGTCGGCGCCCGCCTCCATCGCGAGCAGACTGGCCCGGCGCACGTTGTCGTAGGTCTCGAGCTCGCCGGTCTCCAGAATAACTTTCAGGAGCGCGCCCCCGCATGCGACCTTCACGGCCGCGATCTCTTCCGCGACTTGCGCGTAATGACCGGCCAGGAACGCGCCGCGATCGATCACCATGTCCACTTCGTCGGCGCCGAGGGCCACGACATCGCGAGTCTCCGCCAATTTTACGTCGAGCGGCGCCTGGCCGCTTGGAAACGCCGTCGCGACGGAGGCAACCCGCACGCCGGAGCCTTGCAGCGCTTTCTTCGCGGCCGGCACGAGGTTTGGATAGACGCACACCGCGGCCACCGAGGGGACGCTTGCGTAATCGGGGTCCGGCCGCACCGCCTTGCGGCAGAGTTGGAGAACGCGTCCGGGGGTGTCCTTGCCCTCGAGCGTGGTGAGATCCGTCATGGATATCGCGAGATGCAGGCCCGTGATCTTGGCGGAGGTCTTGATGCTGCGCGTCGCGAGACTTGCGGCCCGCTCTTCCACACCGACGGCATCGATGGTGGTGTTCAGCATACTCCGTTCCTGCTCTCCAAAACACGCGGGACCTTCCCTGCACGGGCTTGAACCCCCTTATCGCACACGGATCCATGCCGGTCAGGGCGCAAGGAGCCGCTATGCTCGCCCCGCTCGTGTTCGCACTCGCACTCGATGCTACGCCCGCACCTCTTGCAGCAGCGCCGTATCGGACGGTCGTGTTCAAAGTGGCGTTCGCGCGCCGTCAAGAACTGACGACGGAGACGTACGGCGGCTTGGTGTCGCAGCCGGCCGCCAGCAATACGTCTGGAGGCTACGGCGGATCCGGACCCGTCATGCCTTCCATCTACGAACCGGCGCCCAGCGCTAAGACCGCGATGACGTTGGACGACGGCACGCTCAAGGTCGAGTTTTTCAACGTGCGCGATGGTCCCGTATCGGTTCGCATCACGGAGAATCTGCGCTCGCATTCCGGACCCAACGTGTTCACGGGCTTCGTGACGTCCGAGGGCGTGCCGCTTTTCAACGGCCAAGATTTCAGCGTCCTTGAACGCTTGACGCTTCCGTTCTTCGGCCGGGCTTTTGGCGGCGGCCGATCGTTCTCGCCCGGCACCCGGTTCGATCTCAACATCCGCACGGAGGCCGCGAACGTGGTCAGCCTCTTCACCGTCACCGGCGTCGCCGGCTCGGCGGTGCTGCTCGACGAACTACAGACTGTTTCGGTGACCGCGGCGCGCGGCATGGATCTCGTCACGCGCGGCAAGGTGAGGTATGACCCAGCCCAGCAGGCGCCGCTGTCAGGCGACTTCGAGGAGCGGGCCTCGCGAAGCACTGCGGAGTCGACGAACCAGATCGTCACGAGCGTGCATTTCGAACGCATTTCCGATTCGATCAACAGCTGAGGTGCGAACATGATCGTGCCATTTGTTTTCGCGATTGCTCTGAATGCGACGCCCGCCCCGGCGCCCGCGGGGGCGACTCAACCACTGCGAGAAGTGGTGTATAAAGTGTCGTTCTTCCGGAGGCAGGAAGTCGCTGTCGAGCACTATGGCGGCGCGATGCCCAATCCGATTCCCGGCGGCCCGGTCATCTTCGATCCCAATCCGACGTCCAATCGCAAGTTTTCGCGCGACGACGGCACGGTGACCGTGGATATCATGGGCATCCAGAACGATAATCTGCTGGTGCGCGTCGTCGAAGCCTTGCACGGCAGGAGCACGCCCGCGACCTTCGACCTGATCGTGGCGCCGAACGGCGTGACGAATTTCGGCGATATGGACGTCAGCATCTGCAGCCGTTACCTCATGCCGTTCTTCGGCAGGCTGTTCGGAGGAGGCGGCCGGTCGTTCGATCAGGGGTCGAAATGGGAGGTCGAGTCGCGCAACGATGTCGTGGATGTCATCGACGACTACACGGTTTCGAAAGCGGAAGGTTCGACCGTGCTCTTGGACGAGCTGCAGCAGGTGAAGCTCAAGTCTGCGCGCGGGATGAACCTCACCACGCGCGGCAGCATCAGATACAGTCCCGCGCTTCTCGTGCCGATCTCCGGCACGCTCCAAGAGCGGGGAATGGCGAGTTCGGCGGACGGAGCCAACTCGATCACCACGGATCTCACCTTCGAGCGCCTCTCAGACTCGTTCGCCAAGGCTTCTCAATAGCGCGCACCCGGCGGCGGTTGAAGCGACCGCATGAAGGCTTGCGTCGCGGTCCACCAGCCGGTTGAGTTGTCCCAATCGAACTTGCTCGAGCCCCACAGGACGATGCCGTCCGCGTCGCGGCGCGCGTTATCGAGTTGGAATTTCCAGTATGACGAATCCACCCACTGGAATTGCTTCGGCGTGTTGTCGTGATATTGGGGCCAGAGATAGAAGTACACGGGCTTGCCGGGTCCTAGGTCGCGCGCTTCGTCGGCCTCTTGTTTTGCGCGCTGGGCCCACTTCGCCCTATCGTCGTCGAAAGTGTACATGGGCGGGAAGAACGCGTCGACGTGCTTGGCTAGTTCGCGCGCAAGCGGCAGATCGACGGCCGGGACCTTGGTCAAAGTCTCGCTACCGTAGAAACCGATGACCTTGCCCGGCGCGTCCTCGTGCGCCCAGTCGGCGAGGGTGGCAAGCGTTTCCATGTTGGCTTTGGCGTTTGGACCCTTCACCGGCAAGAGCTCGATGTCGATGACCAAGGGTCCGGGGTTCTTGTTGTGGCTGCGCACGAGTTTGCGGTAGGCGTTTCGGTCCGGCAGTTTGCCTTCGTTTGTGTGATGCGGCCAGATGGAGCCCTCGTAGAGGATGTTGGAGATGATCAGGCCGTCTCCGGTCGTGTCGAGTTTTCCGCGGAAGAACATGTTGTCGTAGACCGGGAACGGGCGGATCGGAAGGTCGGCGATCGCCTTCTGGGCAGGCGCGAAGGAGCCGATGAGAGCAGCAAGACCAAGCAACGCAAGCGCAAAGCGAAATTTCATTGCGAGTTCCCCTCTTGCTTAGTCTAGCAGCGGGCCGTCCGAATCGCGACCGGCGGCGGTGGTTTACTCAGCCGTTACCGCGCCAGGGCGTCAGGCGCGGAATCCAGCGTGGCACGTTGTCGCAGAAGCGGCGGTATTCGGCCCCGAAGGTTCTCTGCAGAGTGGGCTCCTCGTAGAGCCGGACGAACAGGTGGGCCACGATCCAGACACAGATGCCGTAGACGAGCAGGCGAGGATCGCCGAAAAGCAAGCCCTGGCCCACGATCAACGCCAAACCGGCGAGGTACATCGGGTTTCTGACGAAGCGGTATAGACCGGAGACCACGAGGTGCCGAGTCGGCAAGATCGGCGCCGGCGTGCCGATGCCCTGCAGCGCGAAACGCGCGAATGAATCGAGCAGAACGTACAAGCCGATCGCGATCAGAATGCCCCCGATATACGGAATCGCTTCGACCCCAAGTAACGGCGGCTGCCGATGCCATCGCGAGATCCACCACGGAACGAAACCCACTACGGTTCCCGGTGCGATGACTAGGAACACGAGCGATCCGAGAATGGTTGTCACGCGTGTCAGCGAGGTTGCACCGTTTGAAAATGCGCGCCCGGCGGGACTCGAACCCACGACAAAACCCGCTTAGAAGGCGGGTGCTCTATCCATCTGAGCTACGGGCGCACGAAAAATCGGGCGGACAGGGATTGAACCTGCGAACCTCTCGGCCCCAAACCGAGCGCTCTACCAAGCTGAGCTACCGCCCGTAGTGGGATTTCACTTCCCTTATCCGCAACTCGAGTCCCGCCTCCCATCCAAATTGCTTCGCCGTTTTTCGGCGATGACAATTCGCGCACCTTACCTCGCACTTCTCCATTTCCGCCAAAACGCGTT from Candidatus Tumulicola sp. harbors:
- the deoC gene encoding deoxyribose-phosphate aldolase, which codes for MLNTTIDAVGVEERAASLATRSIKTSAKITGLHLAISMTDLTTLEGKDTPGRVLQLCRKAVRPDPDYASVPSVAAVCVYPNLVPAAKKALQGSGVRVASVATAFPSGQAPLDVKLAETRDVVALGADEVDMVIDRGAFLAGHYAQVAEEIAAVKVACGGALLKVILETGELETYDNVRRASLLAMEAGADFIKTSTGKVMPSATLPVTLVMLEAVRDFEARTGRRVGVKVAGGIRASKQALQYLVVVKETLGDDWLTPNLFRIGASSLLNDVLMQLHKQRSGSYQSEDYYTRD
- a CDS encoding isoprenylcysteine carboxylmethyltransferase family protein; translation: MTTILGSLVFLVIAPGTVVGFVPWWISRWHRQPPLLGVEAIPYIGGILIAIGLYVLLDSFARFALQGIGTPAPILPTRHLVVSGLYRFVRNPMYLAGLALIVGQGLLFGDPRLLVYGICVWIVAHLFVRLYEEPTLQRTFGAEYRRFCDNVPRWIPRLTPWRGNG